One window of the Eucalyptus grandis isolate ANBG69807.140 chromosome 8, ASM1654582v1, whole genome shotgun sequence genome contains the following:
- the LOC104414308 gene encoding F-box/kelch-repeat protein At3g06240 isoform X2 codes for MAESIPEDVLIDILLRVPAESLVRFKLVCKRWRSLISDPGFAKSHLQRLKAGDLIPRQRILIGGYQTIDFKTLDANEGRVAVPHNIKTIKPDSYWQIVGSCDGLVCFLVSGIFLIYNPTTREYRELPFSDFEEDCDLLDRNNESFYGIGYDPRSDDYKIVEGIQELFDHFWGAAIFSLKSGSWRRIYFPSEELEEIGFDVGGNGVYWKGALHWHVYGLWDETGILSLDLSEEKFHQVLLAPKVETDGQSRPCMNLGIHGTSLFIYSSYGNHVHTWITDEYGRGGSWTKWFSVDWTNWFSVNWTNRFSVDPNVSIPLVCTRSGKIIFLINRDQLILFNPEDNTYKDYPYKDYPYNDFSVEYAIYLETLISPYLF; via the exons ATGGCCGAAAGTATACCCGAAGATGTTCTCATCGACATACTCTTGAGGGTTCCGGCCGAGTCGTTGGTGCGATTCAAATTGGTCTGCAAACGGTGGCGGTCTCTAATCTCTGACCCGGGCTTCGCCAAGTCGCATCTGCAGAGGCTCAAGGCAGGGGATTTAATTCCTAGGCAGAGAATTCTCATTGGCGGCTACCAGACCATAGATTTCAAAACCCTCGACGCCAATGAGGGTCGTGTGGCGGTACCACATAACATCAAAACGATCAAACCTGACAGCTATTGGCAGATCGTGGGGTCCTGTGATGGCCTG GTTTGTTTTCTTGTCTCTGGCATTTTTCTCATATATAACCCGACCACCAGGGAATATAGGGAGTTGCCCTTTTCCGATTTCGAGGAAGATTGTGATTTGCTTGACCGTAACAATGAGTCATTCTATGGAATCGGATATGACCCTCGATCTGATGACTACAAAATAGTAGAGGGCATCCAAGAACTTTTTGATCATTTTTGGGGGGCGGCAATATTTTCGCTTAAGTCCGGTTCTTGGAGAAGGATATATTTCCCGAGCGAAGAACTCGAAGAAATCGGTTTCGATGTTGGTGGCAACGGAGTTTATTGGAAGGGGGCCTTACACTGGCACGTCTATGGGTTATGGGACGAGACTGGGATTTTGTCACTTGATTTGTCGGAAGAGAAATTCCACCAGGTGCTTTTGGCTCCTAAAGTCGAAACGGATGGACAATCCCGGCCATGCATGAATCTCGGGATTCACGGGACTAGTCTGTTCATATATAGCAGCTATGGTAACCACGTCCACACATGGATAACAGATGAGTATGGGAGAGGAGGATCATGGACAAAATGGTTCAGTGTTGATTGGACAAATTGGTTCAGTGTTAATTGGACAAATCGGTTCAGTGTTGATCCGAATGTTTCTATCCCCCTTGTGTGCACAAGGAGcggaaaaatcatttttttgataaatagagacCAGCTGATTCTGTTCAATCCGGAGGATAATACTTACAAAGATTATCCCTACAAAGATTATCCGTACAACGATTTCTCCGTCGAATATGCTATCTATTTGGAAACTCTTATTTCCCCCTATCTATTTTGA
- the LOC104414308 gene encoding F-box/kelch-repeat protein At3g06240 isoform X1, whose protein sequence is MAESLPEEILIDILLRVPAESLVRFKLVCKRWRSLISEPGFAKLHLQRLKAGDLIPRQRIFIGDDETIDFKTFDANEGCVAVPHKIKTIKSDGNNTNWWQIKGSCDGLVCFLVSGIFLIYNPTTREYRELPFSDFEEDCDLLDRNNESFYGIGYDPRSDDYKIVEGIQELFDHFWGAAIFSLKSGSWRRIYFPSEELEEIGFDVGGNGVYWKGALHWHVYGLWDETGILSLDLSEEKFHQVLLAPKVETDGQSRPCMNLGIHGTSLFIYSSYGNHVHTWITDEYGRGGSWTKWFSVDWTNWFSVNWTNRFSVDPNVSIPLVCTRSGKIIFLINRDQLILFNPEDNTYKDYPYKDYPYNDFSVEYAIYLETLISPYLF, encoded by the coding sequence ATGGCTGAAAGTTTGCCCGAAGAGATTCTCATCGACATACTCTTGAGGGTTCCGGCCGAGTCGTTGGTGCGATTTAAATTGGTCTGCAAACGGTGGCGGTCTCTAATCTCTGAGCCAGGCTTCGCCAAGTTGCATCTGCAGAGGCTCAAGGCAGGGGATTTAATTCCTAGGCAGAGAATTTTCATCGGCGACGACGAGACCATAGATTTCAAAACCTTCGACGCCAATGAGGGTTGTGTGGCGGTACCGCATAAGATTAAAACGATCAAATCTGACGGCAATAACACCAATTGGTGGCAGATCAAGGGGTCCTGTGATGGCCTGGTTTGTTTTCTTGTCTCTGGCATTTTTCTCATATATAACCCGACCACCAGGGAATATAGGGAGTTGCCCTTTTCCGATTTCGAGGAAGATTGTGATTTGCTTGACCGTAACAATGAGTCATTCTATGGAATCGGATATGACCCTCGATCTGATGACTACAAAATAGTAGAGGGCATCCAAGAACTTTTTGATCATTTTTGGGGGGCGGCAATATTTTCGCTTAAGTCCGGTTCTTGGAGAAGGATATATTTCCCGAGCGAAGAACTCGAAGAAATCGGTTTCGATGTTGGTGGCAACGGAGTTTATTGGAAGGGGGCCTTACACTGGCACGTCTATGGGTTATGGGACGAGACTGGGATTTTGTCACTTGATTTGTCGGAAGAGAAATTCCACCAGGTGCTTTTGGCTCCTAAAGTCGAAACGGATGGACAATCCCGGCCATGCATGAATCTCGGGATTCACGGGACTAGTCTGTTCATATATAGCAGCTATGGTAACCACGTCCACACATGGATAACAGATGAGTATGGGAGAGGAGGATCATGGACAAAATGGTTCAGTGTTGATTGGACAAATTGGTTCAGTGTTAATTGGACAAATCGGTTCAGTGTTGATCCGAATGTTTCTATCCCCCTTGTGTGCACAAGGAGcggaaaaatcatttttttgataaatagagacCAGCTGATTCTGTTCAATCCGGAGGATAATACTTACAAAGATTATCCCTACAAAGATTATCCGTACAACGATTTCTCCGTCGAATATGCTATCTATTTGGAAACTCTTATTTCCCCCTATCTATTTTGA